Proteins co-encoded in one Capsicum annuum cultivar UCD-10X-F1 chromosome 9, UCD10Xv1.1, whole genome shotgun sequence genomic window:
- the LOC107841925 gene encoding uncharacterized protein LOC107841925 isoform X1, giving the protein MDHRLWMYDMDYENVGGLKSQYLDGVRGFIDHAMSLDLFQKNGVVRCPCSSCRCLKFFQPDIVMTHLYRNGFKPRYFVWVDHGEIDGLNGIFYNSLLVDEYDMLVHGRHARAQHRVQHDRVQHGDRIYEMVNDAFGIGDGTEPEQNLKEDPNEEARGFYQQLEKASHPLCEGSLHSALSVAVRLMSIKSDWNIAQAAMDSMVGLLGELVNPELNIPQNFYQAKKLVSKLGLSYSRIHCCINGCMLFYKNDAELENCKFCGHGRYKWTPGGKMVSIKAMNYLPLIPRLKRLYASMKSSPHMKWHHENRRPLGILSSIKWRGLEAFR; this is encoded by the coding sequence atGGATCATCGTTTGTGGATGTATGATATGGACTATGAAAATGTTGGTGGTTTAAAATCCCAATATCTTGATGGCGTTAGAGGTTTTATTGATCATGCGATGTCACTAGATCTATTTCAAAAAAATGGAGTGGTTAGGTGTCCTTGTAGTTCATGTAGGTGCTTGAAGTTTTTTCAACCAGATATAGTTATGACTCATCTCTATCGTAATGGATTTAAGCCAAGATATTTTGTGTGGGTCGATCACGGAGAGATAGATGGTTTAAATGGTATATTTTATAATTCGTTGCTTGTGGATGAATATGATATGCTTGTGCATGGTCGACATGCTAGAGCTCAACATAGGGTGCAACACGATAGGGTACAACATGGGGATAGGATTTATGAAATGGTCAATGATGCTTTTGGTATTGGGGATGGGACGGAACCCgaacaaaatttaaaagaagatCCCAATGAAGAAGCAAGAGGTTTCTATCAACAATTAGAAAAGGCTAGTCACCCACTATGTGAAGGGAGTCTGCATTCTGCTTTATCTGTTGCAGTTAGATTAATGAGTATCAAATCTGATTGGAATATTGCTCAAGCTGCTATGGACTCTATGGTCGGTCTTTTGGGTGAACTAGTAAATCCAGAGTTGAACATACCTCAGAATTTTTATCAAGCAAAGAAATTGGTTTCCAAGTTGGGATTGTCATATAGTAGAATCCATTGTTGTATAAATGGTTGTATGTTGTTCTATAAGAATGATGCTGAATTAGAAAATTGTAAGTTTTGTGGACATGGTCGTTATAAGTGGACTCCCGGTGGAAAGATGGTTTCTATTAAGGCGATGAactatttacctcttatacctaggctaaagaggttgtatgcttcgaTGAAATCTTCCCCACACATGAAATGGCACCATGAAAATAGAAGGCCACTGGGTATCTTGTCATCCATCaaatggagaggcttggaagcatttcgATAA